ACCAAAATCTTCAACTATTTATGCAAAGACTTACGAGATTTTCTTGGAAGCTTACTCTTGTCTTTTTTGGAGAGTTTGATATGACTCAATTTTGGATTTAGTTAGAGCAATAATGCATAAATAAAAGGTACATATAGAgatatttcgattttttttttatttttttaaaaaaaagcagaAGTCATAGTTGCATAGTTCAGCTCTTGGCTTTCATTTCTCCCACTAATTTTGTTTTCCTTCTACTAAAGAGGTGATAATCGTAGAAAAAGAAAGGAGTAAAAATGATAAAGGTGAAGCAGTAGGGTAGAAAGCTGAAAGCAGTGCTTGTAAGCCGTTCAAAAGGACTGCACTGCCAGACACATGATTCACAACTTCTTTAACAATGGGCCTTCTGATTTGTGAATTGGGTACACGTCCTAAAATAGTTTCTAATGTGTTTGGGCTCTACATGAATCACTAACAATATTTTATAAAGAGatcaaacataaaattttaaaactttattcttttgttttattttaatttttcaatttacaaAAATACAAGAATAAATGAATAAAGTATATCAAGTAATAACACTAAATGACATgatattatttgaatataatataaatagtagatcaTGATTCATGACAAAAGaatattaagtaattttttaaattgaaataatagataaaaagttttttttgtttattttcaaaaattaaattatttatactttatcttatttataattttatttttaattaaattgaagggTGTAGATTTGAACACACTTAAATGCATAATATCTTGCACTTTAAGGATTAGGGGTTATAgataatttaaattttgtatttaaaaaaaaacttagggtaaacaatttaaacaatcactaaacttcaattaaaattacgttTCGGTTACTCATCCTTTAAAAGTTACATAATAAATTGATAATCACTAACatttttgggttgttacatttttgttatttgtttGTTAATTTCCATTATCCCATTGACGAAATTATGATGTAATACGTTAACTCAAATGGTTAATAATTAATTTGACTCCAACTAGAGTTAAAATATCGGTTTAATTCTTTTAGAATTAACTCtaaaaagtttgaaaatgaatactacaaatattaaaattcatatatttctaaaattattttttacaaattataattatattaattttttaaaaaattataaaattctaaaaagaaaaattgacGGTATTACGCTCTATAACAAGCCAAAGCTTTCTCCCAACACTAGCTATTGACCCTCTTTAAATGATCTTGATTTCATTTAAGACATCAAGGTGAGATCTTGTCTGAGACAACGAACTTGTTGTCATCAATTTATCTATTATCTTAACAGTAAATTTATCTCAGAGGTTAAagcaagaaattttaaaaattttcaaaagtatgtaaattttttttcctaaaaatataatgtattttatagtattattttaaaaattataaaaatattaaaataaaaacaaatcttCATAAATCTTCATAATGAAACTTAGATAAATGGACAtttaaaattatatcaatttagacATCTATTTGTCTAAGGTTTTTTAtgcacatgaaataaaaatatatcatatttttatataatttcaaaaaaaaaactttttattttattttattcagtaTTTATTATGgacataaaaagaagaagaagttttttaatattatttttagaaattctaaaagttaatataaaatcTTTTGTACTTTTAAAAACACATGGGGCCATTTTATTGgttgttaatacaaaattttaacattataacttggttaattgttactaacttttaattaccaattaaatccaaaaaagattttatgtattaattaaatacaatttaCCAAGTTGAAGGGTTTAAATATAAGTTAACCCTATAGTAAACCTCtttgagaaaaaaatgaaaaaaatactaaCAATAATTCCTCTTCAGaattttacgatttttttttaaagttattcgcataattataatttcaaattttatttttataattttaaaaataaattaggaaattttttaaaaattttagattttttatagaattattgttaaaaaaattataagtattaaaataatattttaattatagttaatgagGTAATCAATTATTAATCATTTAAGTTAACCACCATTTTATTAAGGGGTAGCAAAAGTTGATGGaagaatgattataacattagtAACTGTTACTTAACTTTTAGAAGTTAAgtgacaaaaatataattttaatcaaaatttagtgACTGATTATGCAGTTTTACCCAAAAATATTATATAGAATATTAAAATTTGTACcaaagaatataaaatatttaaaaaaattgagagaaatgGGCGTAATAGCAAATCTAATACGTGAGGCATAAGCAAGCCACGCTTCTCGATTCCCTCAATCTCTGGAATATTCACTGAAACCTCTCAAAAGTTCTCGTCTGCTTCTTATTCTCTTTTGTCTTCTCTCTCATATCTTCTTTCgttcaaataaaaagaaaaacacaagTTGAACAACCCTAAGCTAGCAAACATGGCGTCGTTCGAGCAAGCCCCGCCTGGTAATGCAAAAGCCGGGGAGAAGATTTTCAAGACCAAGTGTGCCCAGTGCCACACCGTTGACAAAGGTGCCGGTCATAAGCAAGGTACCCCTCTTTTCTTTCACAATTCTCATACATTTAAATACCTTTTGCTTGACTTGAAGCATTTCAATTGTTTTTGAAATCCTAAGTATCGAGCTTTTGAGTTGATTCAACATCATATTATAATTAATGGGTGCCATTGCTATCAATATTGGGATTTGGTTTGTCAGGACCCAACCTTAATGGTCTGTTTGGGAGGCAGTCGGGTACAACTCCAGGGTACTCATATTCCGCTGCTAACAAGAACATGGCTGTGATTTGGGAGGAAAAAACTTTGTATGATTATCTGCTCAACCCTAAGAAGGTACTTTCTTTACTCATTCTTTAAAGccccttttttttcctttgtttcttTCCATAATTATATATCTCAATTTCCTCAAGAATAGATGCGTGCTGCCCACTTTTGTATATAGGTAAATAAATATGCATGCATTGCTGATATTCTTTGCTTATCAAGTATGTGCTTGTCACTCTTTGCTCTTTGATCTTTGTGGCGTGTAAATGCCAATTCCATTTTTTGGCTATACCTGTCTATCATCTGGGATTTGATTTTGGTTCGTATGAGCCTTGTGCTTTCCTGGTATGGAATATAGAATCTCTGGGAAAACTGGACTTCTCCCATTATTTGTGGGTGGATGGGGGATTTGAGTGAAATATTTGCATAGTTTGAATTGATTGTGTTGTTGCTGAGGACGTGTGCTGTTGTGGACTGTCTTTCATTGTCATTGATGGTGTTACTTATCAACAAGTCCATCGTTTCCTTTATGAATTGATATAGAAGTTTATTCAAAGCTATTCTGTTTGTTTAGTGATTTCAGGTTTGGGTGCTGTGTTGTTGAATTACTTCTTCATTTTTACTGGAATTGAAAATATTTGGTTGATTTATGTGCAGTACATTCCTGGAACGAAAATGGTATTCCCCGGATTGAAGAAACCACAAGATCGAGCTGACCTCATTGCATATTTGAAGGAGTCTACGGCATCCTAATTGGGCTGGAAACAGTAATAATTTCAGTTTTACGTATTCCATTCCATTTTGCAGTCATTGGAGATTGTTTCTCTGTTTCAAAGCAACAGgatataataaaagaataaaattagaCCTTGTTGGTGTAGGTCAGCCATGCTTGTTAATTTGCACAATGAGCATTCATATCCGTAACTATTCTTTCTTTGACTAGAGGTTGCCATTGCTGGCTATTGTAAGGCTTATTCAATTAGATAGTCGCTGTATTTGATGAATTTCTGGTATATTACAAGCATGAGAAGGATAATTGTTTGTTCAGGCTGTTATTGCAggcttttaattttgtgtttGGTTGGCTGGAATGTTGGAATAAAAACAGGGATATGGGGGGCTGGTACGTGTTGTATGTATGGGTTATCCTGCCTGATTTAAGGAGTTCGTTGCCTTTTGAATTGCTTTTCAAGTAAGActtacaaaataatataattagagAAATAAGTGTTTGGGGAGTGTTCTTTTCTTTTGGGGTTTGATCTAATTTCACTTTCGCATCTGGTTAAATTACCACATTTCTTATATGTCCcaaatatttgagaaaaaaatgagGGGAACGGCACTTTTTGGGGGTGAGAGGAGTGTGGAAGCGATGGTTTTGGATTTTTCATTTGGTatatttatgaataaattcatattTATAGTATAACTCTCTCAATGGTGTCAGGCAATTACCAACAGCGTAGGATTGCATTTTGGACCATTCGTTTCAAAACCATATCCAAAACATGGAATAGAATAGTTGGGATATTCGGAATCCAAATCTCTGTTGTGCTTCTTTAGCTGAATTCCCTCTTGGGATGATGTTAATActagaagaaatttgtaaaaACATGATAAGAATATAGGTAGAAAAGCTGAAGTTACTGAATAAATAACTCATTTTGCCCAATGTGTCACTGAGAATCCCCAACCGAACATCGTGAGTCATTTATACCACATAAAATAAGGGGAAGGAAATGGAATACTCAATTCTCCGCAACAAGATAACATATACAtagaatattttatatatagcaGAAATCTCACTTGATTAGGTGTTTTTGGTTATCACATAATATTAATACCCATTATTATCAAAACATGATAAACTCCACTTTTTCCTTTTCCGCTACTCTAGCTTTAAAATAGGCCCATGCAATGCAAGTAAATGCACGAGTTTAAAGCTAGCCAAGACCATAGAACGAAGTTTTTCAGCAGCTAATAATGTTCATCATTGCGACTGTTTCATGATTTTGTTTGTGCGGGTGATTGGCCTTGGGCTTGTGCTGGCTTCGGCCGAGCAAGTCCTGGGATCTGCGGAACAACATATACACATAACTGAGCTATAAGTAACGATAATCAAAATCAACTACAGTATTATTAgagaaataaaaagaacaaaactGTCAATCTTGAATACAGCCCCAAAGATATGTCATCAGTATTTGACAGCTGAACGTATCAAACAACAAATAACAATGTATAGGTTGTCAGTATTCAATTTTATATTAGGAGAGACTGAAATATATGGAAGTCATCTTCATAGAAAAACAAAGAATCTGAAATTCCACgttactttttctttttgaacTAATCAAAGAATTTGTGAATCATGATGTTAATACTTTGCTGTCCAAATCAATTAATAACTTTAAATAATTAAACGACAGTGGAGTACAATTAGGGAACCTTCTCCCAAACAATTTATTCGGAAACAAGATACAAACCTCAACTCCATGAGGCCCAATGCGGTTACGAGATATAAAATTGATTATCAAGATAGCAAATTCATCGGGTACATCCTCCTACAAATTTAACATTTAGAAGTTtcaattaaagataaataaatatgcCAAAAAGAACATCCGAGGAAATATAATTGATGTGAACCTGTATAGCATGCCCTGTATGTCTAACAACCACCATTTGAAACTTGCCTTGCATTTGACCTATTGTGAGCGCTCTGTTACCCAAAAATAATGCAAAAAAGTTAACAAATTATTAACCAAGAGTAAAGAATATGCTATATCCTTAAGAATCTATCATTTGTTACGTTTGCACCACATGCCAAAGAATTAGAAAAACTTCTATTGAACATCTTTCAAGAATAATATCAGACAACTATGAGTCAAGGGTAAGTAATGTTCAActtattttttaacttatagtATATTTGGAGGACCAAACCTTGAAATCCATGTCCATTGATGTGACTTGGACATAAATGTATCATGAAAAATGAAGAATTGGACCAACATAAACTATTGTACCTCAAATATCGAAAATGATATAATAGTAAAAATCACTAAAGGTACTTGTCTATCTATGGTGACAAAAACCCTGAAGCAGAAAAAACGAAAGGTATCTAAAATTAAATAGACGGAGTAATAAAAATCCAATGAGGCTACCTGTCCAGTCTATCAGTGCCAGCTAAAAGTAAGAGCTTTGGAACAGGAGAAGATAGAAATTTTTCTGAAAGGCCTTCATACCTGCAAGACAGCTGGAGAAGTTAAAAATGAAAACTAGAAACAGCATGAGCTCTCTGTCTTCAGATGAAAGAATTTAGCATCCTTTCACTATTCTGTAATAATCCTGATGAACCTTGAGAAGCTTTCAGTTTCATACAACTGATCCAGCCAACTTAACATTACAAGTACAATAAGATCACTGTACATTGCAGTCAGGATTTTCTctccctttcctttccctctttTTTCCCTTTCCTCACCTTTTAGAAAGATGGAACACTACTACACATTGGAACTTTCTAGACATGAtactaataattaatatatatgctCTACTTTAATATGCTGCTACGTTAGTTATACgtgtataaatatatttataaacacGTACACTCCCGCACACTCCCACCTATTTTGAGAGCACAATGTTGcccctaaatattttttttttaaaaaaaaattgaaaggagCTTTATAGTAAAGTTCAGACATTACCAGAGCAAAAACCAGAAAAACAAAATGCACAGAAAAAATTACCAAGGACCTCTTAACTTGCATTGACATAGTTATCCAACACACCTTAACGAAGATTCATCTGTGCAGTTGGTAGCGTATGATGTTAACTTTCTTTACGCGACAAATTCAAAAAGGGTGTCCTTACGTAAGTGATTAAGGGAGGCTTTTTCACATTAATGTCCAGGCAGGGAGCCAATTATATTACTATCCatggtttttttttctatattcttATGAGTTCATATTCTTGTAACATTGAAGCACAACAGAAAAACCTGTAAAAACCCTATTTACAAGTTACAAGAAGTCTTTGGCCTTCAATTTCAACAGCAGGAATTCCCAAACCACAATTCACTATATTGGTCTTTGGAGCCACTGCCAACGTATTTACACTCCATCATTAAAGTGGAAAAAGATCTCAACTAAATCAACTCCAACCTACCCAGTACCCTAATTAGCAGAAAAAGCTGGGATCTGAGTTTATATGAATCCAAGCCTAGACAGTACTATCTCACTGCAGAATAAAAATGGCAAATTTTGATTCA
The sequence above is drawn from the Gossypium hirsutum isolate 1008001.06 chromosome A05, Gossypium_hirsutum_v2.1, whole genome shotgun sequence genome and encodes:
- the LOC107957634 gene encoding cytochrome c, whose product is MASFEQAPPGNAKAGEKIFKTKCAQCHTVDKGAGHKQGPNLNGLFGRQSGTTPGYSYSAANKNMAVIWEEKTLYDYLLNPKKYIPGTKMVFPGLKKPQDRADLIAYLKESTAS